A window of Sutcliffiella cohnii contains these coding sequences:
- a CDS encoding DEAD/DEAH box helicase, with amino-acid sequence MKDRGFVPFGLSEEINRALTVLKYETPTEVQTKVIPSVLEGNDLVVKSQTGSGKTAAFAIPICDQIAWEEKKPQALILTPTRELAVQVREDVTNIGRFKRIKALAVYGKEPFAKQKEELKQKTHVVVGTPGRVMDHIERGTLQLDEIKYLVIDEADEMLNMGFIEEVEAIIEKIPTTRITMVFSATLPKSVETLCHQYMNNPINIEIASSEVTTTTIEHKLINVKEANKLALLMDVTVVENPDSCIIFCNTKEAVDTVFTELQKNNYPCEKLHGGLEQEDRFAVMNGFKTGEFRYLVATDVAARGIDIDNVTLVINFDVPMEKESYVHRTGRTGRAGNKGKAITLFLPYEEKYVKAIEKYIGFEIETIDAPDTRHVQQGQAAFEEKKSGRRVVKNNKTARINKDITKLHFSGGKKKKLRAVDFVGTIAKIPGVTAEDIGIITIQDNLTYVDILNGKGSLVMQAMQDLKVKGKKLKVSKALK; translated from the coding sequence ATGAAAGATAGAGGCTTTGTCCCGTTCGGTTTAAGTGAAGAAATTAATAGAGCACTAACGGTGTTAAAGTATGAGACACCAACAGAAGTTCAGACGAAGGTAATTCCTAGCGTATTAGAAGGTAATGACCTTGTCGTGAAGTCACAAACAGGTAGTGGTAAGACAGCTGCTTTTGCGATTCCGATTTGCGACCAAATTGCCTGGGAAGAAAAAAAGCCACAAGCATTAATATTAACACCAACACGTGAATTAGCTGTTCAAGTTCGGGAAGATGTAACGAATATCGGTAGATTTAAACGAATAAAAGCGCTGGCTGTATACGGAAAAGAACCGTTTGCGAAACAGAAAGAAGAGCTTAAACAAAAAACACACGTTGTAGTCGGAACGCCTGGACGTGTAATGGATCATATCGAAAGAGGAACGCTGCAGTTAGACGAAATAAAGTACCTCGTTATCGATGAAGCGGATGAAATGTTAAATATGGGGTTTATTGAAGAAGTAGAAGCAATTATTGAAAAGATTCCAACTACTAGAATTACAATGGTATTTTCGGCAACGTTACCAAAAAGTGTGGAAACTCTTTGCCACCAATATATGAACAATCCGATAAACATAGAAATTGCTTCTAGTGAAGTGACTACTACTACTATTGAGCACAAGCTAATCAATGTAAAAGAAGCAAACAAGCTAGCCCTTTTAATGGATGTAACGGTTGTAGAGAACCCAGATAGCTGTATCATTTTTTGTAATACGAAGGAAGCAGTAGATACTGTTTTTACGGAGCTTCAAAAAAATAATTATCCATGTGAAAAGCTTCATGGTGGACTAGAACAAGAAGATCGCTTCGCCGTTATGAATGGATTTAAAACAGGAGAGTTTCGATACTTAGTAGCAACCGATGTAGCAGCTCGTGGAATTGATATTGATAATGTCACTCTTGTCATTAACTTTGACGTCCCAATGGAAAAAGAAAGCTATGTTCATCGCACTGGGCGGACGGGTCGCGCAGGAAATAAAGGAAAAGCGATTACGTTATTTTTACCTTATGAAGAAAAATACGTAAAAGCAATTGAAAAGTATATCGGTTTTGAAATAGAAACGATAGATGCACCAGATACAAGGCACGTTCAACAAGGACAAGCTGCTTTTGAAGAAAAGAAAAGTGGTCGCCGGGTAGTAAAAAACAATAAAACGGCCCGTATTAATAAAGATATAACGAAGCTACATTTTTCTGGTGGAAAAAAGAAAAAGCTACGAGCGGTCGATTTTGTTGGTACGATTGCAAAAATTCCAGGAGTCACAGCTGAAGACATAGGCATCATTACGATTCAAGACAATTTAACCTATGTAGACATTTTAAACGGTAAAGGCTCCCTCGTTATGCAAGCGATGCAGGATTTAAAAGTGAAAGGCAAAAAGCTGAAAGTTAGCAAGGCACTTAAGTAA